A genomic segment from Paramixta manurensis encodes:
- a CDS encoding ROK family protein, whose protein sequence is MSLQGMNNQRVRHYNKQVLCALLYREKVASKSTLARLSQLSIPAVGKILDELLAEHAVQHDAENLHRRGLGGGSYRIAPASHLILCINVSPSLIESVVVNNLIVPQGELVSRAITLPTPETLLQEIVQTWRQHRQQHATPLKIALSVHGQVNPQTGVSQNMPQTPWKQPIEIKYLLEEQLGTEILLDNDCVMLALAEKWQNAANQQDFCVINVDYGIGSSFVIQQQIYRGSLFGSGQIGHTIVDIDGSACSCGRYGCLETLASLSALKRRARIQLKATQPLSDAQEEIRTPRTAELIALYHQGDSTLTALVTRAAQAIGLSLYNFLNILNINRIYLYGRSCGFGEQWLNTIIEQTKFNPFDHQDQTRAQATHIGFGHLTRQQQVMGIGYLYVEQTLAQMK, encoded by the coding sequence ATGTCACTGCAGGGAATGAACAACCAGCGCGTGCGTCATTACAACAAACAGGTTCTCTGTGCGCTGCTGTATCGTGAGAAAGTGGCCAGCAAATCAACGTTGGCGCGCCTGTCGCAGCTCTCCATCCCGGCGGTGGGGAAAATACTGGACGAACTGTTAGCGGAACATGCGGTGCAGCACGATGCGGAAAACTTGCATCGTCGCGGTCTTGGCGGAGGAAGTTATCGCATTGCGCCCGCATCACATCTGATTCTGTGTATCAACGTTTCGCCCAGCCTGATCGAAAGCGTGGTGGTGAATAACCTGATTGTACCGCAGGGTGAACTGGTCTCACGCGCTATCACGCTCCCAACACCTGAAACGCTGTTACAGGAAATTGTGCAAACCTGGCGTCAACACCGTCAACAACATGCTACGCCGTTGAAAATTGCCCTCTCGGTACACGGCCAGGTTAATCCGCAGACCGGTGTCTCGCAAAATATGCCGCAAACACCGTGGAAACAGCCGATTGAAATCAAGTATCTGCTGGAAGAGCAATTGGGAACCGAAATCCTATTGGATAATGATTGTGTCATGCTGGCGCTGGCGGAAAAGTGGCAAAATGCGGCCAATCAACAGGATTTTTGCGTCATCAACGTCGATTACGGTATTGGCTCCTCCTTTGTTATTCAGCAGCAGATCTACCGTGGCAGCTTATTTGGCAGCGGGCAAATTGGTCACACCATCGTCGATATTGACGGTAGCGCCTGCTCTTGTGGGCGCTATGGCTGCCTGGAGACCCTTGCCTCACTTTCGGCGTTGAAACGCCGGGCGCGCATCCAGTTGAAGGCAACGCAGCCGTTAAGCGACGCGCAAGAGGAAATACGGACGCCGCGCACCGCTGAATTAATTGCGCTGTATCATCAGGGCGACAGTACCTTAACCGCCCTGGTCACGCGTGCGGCACAGGCAATTGGCTTAAGCTTATATAACTTCCTCAATATTTTGAATATTAACCGAATTTACCTCTACGGACGCAGTTGCGGTTTTGGCGAACAGTGGCTGAATACCATTATTGAACAGACTAAATTTAACCCGTTCGACCATCAGGATCAGACCCGTGCGCAAGCCACCCATATTGGTTTTGGGCATTTGACGCGCCAGCAGCAGGTAATGGGGATTGGGTACTTATACGTTGAACAGACGTTGGCGCAGATGAAATAA
- a CDS encoding sugar porter family MFS transporter: MKQPTSELNMYYVWTICLVAACGGLLFGYDWVVIGGAKPFYEAYFGITDPALSGWAMSSALVGCVFGALISGLLADRFGRKIPLIIAAVTFIISAWGTAAAGNFDAFVIYRIVGGVGIGLASALSPIYIAEVSPAAQRGRFVAINQLTIVLGVLAAQLINLAIADPVAPGATAADLLASWNGQTGWRYMFGAELVPAVLFLVLMFVVPESPRWLMKMNRAEKAKKVLQRIGSESYASDTVAEIRQTLNQHEAKVPLSALFRADVRPILMVGIVLAVFQQWSGINVIFNYAQEIFASAGFDINDTLKSIVATGLINLIFTLLALPLVDKVGRRRLMLIGAGALTVIYGLMAAAYAYGLLGLPVLLLVLLAIAIYAVTLAPVTWVLLSEIFPNRVRGTAMALGTFALWVACFVLTYTFPLLNAGLGASGSFLLYGGICLFGTLYIWRKVPETKGVSLEALETQLTGQTAAASQQEKVHSTSHSL, encoded by the coding sequence GTGAAGCAACCTACCTCTGAACTCAATATGTACTATGTCTGGACAATTTGTCTGGTAGCGGCCTGTGGCGGCTTATTGTTTGGTTATGACTGGGTGGTGATTGGCGGTGCCAAACCTTTTTATGAAGCTTATTTTGGTATTACCGATCCGGCGCTTTCCGGCTGGGCGATGAGTTCCGCGTTGGTAGGGTGCGTGTTCGGCGCGTTAATTTCTGGCCTGTTGGCCGACCGCTTCGGACGGAAAATCCCGCTGATTATCGCTGCCGTCACTTTTATCATCTCTGCGTGGGGAACGGCGGCCGCCGGTAATTTTGATGCTTTCGTCATTTACCGCATTGTCGGAGGAGTCGGTATTGGACTGGCGTCTGCGCTCTCGCCGATCTATATCGCGGAGGTCAGCCCGGCGGCGCAACGTGGACGGTTTGTAGCAATTAACCAACTGACCATTGTACTGGGCGTATTGGCGGCGCAACTTATCAACCTAGCTATTGCCGACCCGGTCGCGCCGGGTGCGACAGCCGCCGACCTGTTGGCGAGCTGGAATGGCCAAACCGGCTGGCGTTATATGTTTGGCGCGGAATTGGTGCCTGCCGTGCTGTTTTTGGTCCTGATGTTTGTGGTTCCCGAATCACCGCGTTGGTTGATGAAAATGAACCGGGCGGAAAAAGCGAAAAAAGTTCTGCAACGCATTGGTAGCGAATCTTATGCCAGTGACACGGTTGCTGAGATCCGCCAAACGCTGAACCAGCATGAGGCGAAAGTGCCGCTTTCGGCGCTATTCCGTGCTGATGTGCGTCCGATACTGATGGTGGGAATTGTGCTGGCGGTGTTTCAGCAATGGAGTGGTATCAATGTGATCTTTAACTACGCGCAGGAGATCTTTGCGTCTGCCGGGTTTGATATTAATGACACGCTGAAATCGATCGTCGCGACCGGCTTAATTAACCTGATCTTCACGCTGCTGGCGCTGCCGCTGGTGGATAAAGTGGGTCGCCGCCGCCTGATGCTGATTGGCGCCGGAGCGTTAACGGTAATTTATGGTTTAATGGCTGCCGCCTATGCCTACGGCCTGCTCGGGCTGCCGGTATTGTTGCTGGTGTTACTGGCGATCGCCATCTATGCGGTGACACTGGCGCCGGTGACGTGGGTACTGCTATCAGAGATTTTCCCCAATCGGGTTCGCGGTACGGCGATGGCATTGGGCACGTTTGCATTGTGGGTCGCCTGCTTTGTCCTGACCTATACCTTCCCGTTACTGAACGCCGGGTTAGGCGCATCAGGGAGTTTCCTGTTGTACGGTGGAATCTGCCTGTTCGGGACGCTTTACATCTGGCGCAAAGTACCGGAAACCAAAGGGGTCTCGCTGGAAGCGCTGGAGACACAGTTAACCGGCCAAACCGCGGCGGCCTCTCAACAAGAGAAGGTACATTCTACGTCGCATTCGCTGTAA
- a CDS encoding LysE family translocator: MLETSLFVATIATLGMLSPGPDFFLIIKNAARYSRGTALVTSLGVISGVATHMTYCVAGLAVVITTTPWLFMLLKYAGAAYLIYVGLQALMARGNSKMDLSNVGREKTSLTRAFLQGYLCNLLNPKATLFFLSVFTQVLSVHSGFGEKLWYAGIIWGLSVLWWPTLVFLIQSAPVRRGLAKAQKLIDKLLGGVLIALGIKVALS; this comes from the coding sequence ATGTTAGAAACCAGTTTATTCGTCGCCACCATTGCCACGCTGGGGATGCTTTCCCCCGGTCCCGACTTTTTCCTGATCATTAAAAACGCCGCACGCTATTCGCGCGGTACGGCATTAGTCACTTCGCTTGGCGTTATCTCCGGCGTGGCGACGCATATGACCTATTGTGTCGCTGGCTTGGCGGTAGTGATCACCACCACGCCGTGGCTGTTTATGCTGTTAAAATATGCCGGTGCGGCGTATCTGATTTATGTCGGCCTTCAAGCCCTGATGGCACGCGGTAATAGCAAAATGGATTTGAGTAATGTTGGTCGTGAGAAAACCTCACTGACCCGCGCTTTTTTACAGGGTTACCTGTGCAACCTGCTCAATCCGAAAGCCACGCTATTCTTTCTTTCCGTGTTTACCCAAGTGCTGAGCGTTCACTCTGGCTTTGGCGAGAAACTGTGGTATGCCGGTATTATTTGGGGATTATCGGTACTGTGGTGGCCAACACTGGTGTTTCTGATCCAGAGTGCGCCAGTGCGGCGTGGGCTCGCCAAAGCGCAAAAGCTGATTGATAAATTACTGGGTGGGGTACTAATCGCGCTAGGTATCAAGGTAGCGCTGTCGTAA
- the folA gene encoding type 3 dihydrofolate reductase — MMISLIAALAADRVIGMENAMPWHLPADLAWFKRNTLNKPVIMGRLTWESLGRPLPGRQNIVVSSQPGQAEGVTWVSSLDAALSAAGDVEEVMVIGGGRIYEQMLPRADRLYLTHIDAEVEGDTHFPDYEPDEWQSTFSEFHDADEQNSHSYCFEILDRR; from the coding sequence ATGATGATAAGTCTGATCGCGGCTTTGGCAGCCGATCGCGTTATTGGGATGGAAAACGCAATGCCCTGGCATCTTCCCGCAGATTTAGCCTGGTTCAAGCGTAATACGTTAAATAAACCCGTCATTATGGGGCGTCTGACTTGGGAGTCACTCGGTCGCCCGTTGCCGGGACGGCAGAATATTGTGGTCAGCAGTCAACCGGGTCAGGCTGAAGGTGTGACTTGGGTGAGTTCACTGGATGCGGCGCTCAGCGCGGCCGGAGATGTGGAAGAGGTGATGGTGATTGGCGGCGGGCGGATTTATGAGCAGATGCTACCGCGTGCGGACCGCCTCTATCTGACGCATATTGATGCAGAAGTGGAGGGCGACACCCATTTCCCGGACTATGAGCCGGATGAGTGGCAGTCGACCTTTAGCGAGTTCCATGATGCGGATGAACAAAACTCACACAGTTACTGTTTTGAGATTTTAGACCGTCGTTAA
- the apaH gene encoding bis(5'-nucleosyl)-tetraphosphatase (symmetrical) ApaH: MSTYLIGDIHGCYDELQSLLAQVAFDPQQDTLWLTGDLVARGPGSLEVLRYVRSLGDCVRMVLGNHDLHLLAVYAGISRNKPKDRLTPLLEAPDADVLLNWLRRQPLLQVDEEKKLVMAHAGITPQWDIETARICAREVEAVLSSDSYPLFLNAMYGDMPNNWSPELSGLARLRFSTNALTRMRYCFPNGQLDMICKDSPESAPPPLKPWFAIEGPVARDYTIVFGHWASLEGQGTPQGIIGLDTGCCWGGDLTLLRFEDHHYFTQPSNRERSIENA; the protein is encoded by the coding sequence ATGAGTACATACCTAATTGGCGACATCCACGGTTGCTATGATGAACTGCAATCGTTGTTAGCGCAGGTCGCTTTTGATCCGCAACAGGACACTCTGTGGTTAACCGGTGATTTGGTCGCCCGTGGGCCAGGCTCGCTGGAAGTATTACGTTACGTGCGTTCACTGGGCGACTGCGTGCGTATGGTATTAGGCAATCATGATCTCCATCTTCTGGCAGTGTATGCCGGTATTAGCCGCAACAAGCCGAAGGATCGCCTGACACCGTTGCTGGAAGCGCCGGATGCCGACGTTTTGCTGAACTGGCTTCGTCGCCAGCCGCTGTTACAGGTAGATGAAGAGAAAAAGCTGGTGATGGCGCATGCGGGCATCACGCCGCAGTGGGATATTGAAACGGCACGCATTTGCGCCCGCGAAGTGGAAGCGGTGCTCTCCAGCGATAGTTATCCGCTGTTTCTCAACGCCATGTATGGCGATATGCCGAATAACTGGTCACCGGAACTCAGTGGGCTGGCGCGTTTGCGCTTTAGCACCAATGCGCTTACGCGTATGCGTTACTGCTTTCCGAACGGCCAACTGGATATGATTTGTAAAGACTCGCCGGAATCGGCCCCGCCGCCGTTAAAACCGTGGTTTGCTATTGAAGGCCCGGTTGCGCGCGATTACACCATTGTGTTCGGCCACTGGGCTTCGTTAGAGGGCCAGGGAACGCCACAGGGCATTATCGGCCTGGATACCGGCTGCTGCTGGGGCGGTGATTTAACCCTGCTTCGCTTTGAAGACCACCACTATTTTACCCAGCCCTCGAACCGCGAACGCAGTATTGAAAATGCGTAA
- the apaG gene encoding Co2+/Mg2+ efflux protein ApaG, whose translation MIESPRVCVQVQSAYVESQSLPEEERYVFAYTITIRNLGRNPVQLLGRYWLITNGNGRETEVQGEGVVGEQPHIAPGSEFQYTSGAILETPMGTMQGHYVMVDEEGETFHIDIPVFRLAIQTHIH comes from the coding sequence ATGATCGAATCGCCTCGGGTTTGTGTACAGGTGCAAAGTGCCTACGTGGAGTCGCAATCCTTACCGGAAGAAGAACGCTACGTTTTCGCTTATACCATTACGATTCGCAACCTGGGGCGCAACCCGGTGCAACTGTTAGGCCGCTATTGGCTGATTACCAATGGCAACGGTCGTGAAACCGAAGTGCAGGGCGAAGGCGTGGTCGGCGAACAGCCGCATATTGCGCCCGGCAGCGAGTTTCAGTACACCAGCGGCGCGATCCTTGAAACGCCAATGGGTACCATGCAGGGCCATTATGTGATGGTGGATGAGGAAGGCGAAACTTTCCACATCGACATCCCGGTGTTCCGTCTCGCGATCCAGACGCATATCCATTAA
- the rsmA gene encoding 16S rRNA (adenine(1518)-N(6)/adenine(1519)-N(6))-dimethyltransferase RsmA, giving the protein MNNRVHQGHFARKRFGQNFLNDSYIIDSIVSAIHPLPGQAMVEIGPGLGALTEPVGERIDALTVIELDRDLAARLQTHPFLGPKLTIFQQDAMTFDFAELAELRGQPLRVFGNLPYNISTPLMFHLFSYTRAIKDMHFMLQKEVVNRLVAGPGSKAYGRLSVMAQYYCQIIPVLEVPPESFTPAPKVDSAVVRLVPYETLPHPVNDIRALSRITTEAFGKRRKTLRNSLGHLFPIEALDDMGIDTTLRAENISVAQYCQLANWLTAHPDPQEK; this is encoded by the coding sequence ATGAATAATCGCGTCCACCAGGGCCATTTTGCCCGCAAACGTTTTGGACAAAACTTCCTCAACGACAGCTATATTATTGACAGCATCGTGTCTGCCATCCACCCTTTACCCGGCCAGGCAATGGTTGAAATTGGCCCCGGCTTGGGTGCGCTGACCGAGCCTGTTGGTGAACGTATTGATGCGTTAACCGTTATTGAACTGGATCGCGACCTTGCTGCTCGTTTACAAACGCATCCGTTCCTTGGCCCCAAACTGACCATTTTTCAGCAAGATGCCATGACTTTCGACTTTGCCGAACTGGCAGAGCTACGCGGTCAACCGTTGCGGGTATTTGGCAACCTGCCGTATAACATTTCCACACCGTTGATGTTCCATCTTTTTAGCTATACTCGTGCTATCAAAGACATGCACTTTATGCTGCAAAAAGAAGTGGTCAACCGTCTGGTCGCCGGGCCGGGAAGCAAGGCCTATGGGCGTTTGAGCGTAATGGCGCAATATTACTGCCAAATCATTCCGGTACTGGAAGTGCCGCCGGAGTCATTTACCCCGGCACCAAAGGTGGATTCTGCCGTGGTTCGTCTGGTGCCTTATGAAACGTTGCCGCATCCGGTAAACGATATTCGCGCGCTGAGCCGTATTACCACCGAAGCGTTTGGTAAACGACGCAAAACGTTACGCAATAGTCTGGGGCACTTATTCCCGATTGAAGCGCTGGACGATATGGGGATTGATACCACGTTGCGAGCGGAAAATATCTCTGTCGCGCAGTATTGTCAGTTAGCAAACTGGTTAACCGCGCATCCTGATCCACAGGAGAAGTAA
- the pdxA gene encoding 4-hydroxythreonine-4-phosphate dehydrogenase PdxA, producing the protein MHSNHRVAITPGEPAGIGPDLIVQLAQRDWPVELVVCASPSLLRERATMLGVPLALREYQPGVAAQPQQAGSLTVLPVELAQPVRAGELCVANSQYVLETLTRACDGCLNGEFAALITGPVHKGVINDAGIVFSGHTEFFAERAARDRVVMMLATEGLRVALATTHLPLKAVADAITRESLHEVIGILHQDLRQKFGIRDPHIFVCGLNPHAGEGGHMGREEIDTIIPALNELRQQGMKLTGPLPADTLFQPKYLQEADAVLAMYHDQGLPVLKYQGFGRAVNITLGLPFIRTSVDHGTALELAGQGTADAGSFITALNLAITMIKSSNE; encoded by the coding sequence ATGCACAGTAATCACCGTGTAGCGATCACGCCCGGCGAACCCGCCGGGATTGGTCCCGACCTCATCGTTCAACTGGCGCAGCGTGACTGGCCGGTTGAACTGGTGGTGTGCGCATCGCCCTCTTTGTTACGCGAACGCGCAACCATGCTGGGCGTGCCGCTGGCGCTACGCGAATATCAGCCCGGCGTCGCGGCGCAACCACAGCAAGCTGGTTCACTGACCGTCCTGCCAGTCGAGCTTGCACAACCGGTGCGGGCAGGCGAATTATGCGTCGCCAATAGCCAGTATGTGCTGGAAACCCTGACACGCGCCTGCGATGGCTGCCTCAATGGCGAGTTCGCCGCCTTGATCACCGGCCCGGTGCATAAAGGCGTGATCAATGATGCCGGTATTGTCTTTAGCGGGCATACCGAGTTTTTTGCCGAGCGTGCCGCCCGCGATCGCGTGGTGATGATGCTGGCAACCGAAGGGTTACGCGTGGCGCTGGCTACCACCCACCTGCCATTGAAAGCGGTCGCTGATGCGATTACTCGGGAAAGTCTGCATGAAGTGATAGGGATTTTGCACCAAGACTTACGGCAAAAATTCGGTATTCGCGATCCCCATATTTTCGTGTGCGGCCTCAACCCGCATGCTGGCGAAGGCGGCCATATGGGGCGCGAAGAGATCGATACGATTATCCCGGCGTTGAATGAGCTACGCCAACAAGGAATGAAGCTCACCGGGCCGTTGCCAGCGGATACGTTATTCCAACCGAAATATCTGCAGGAAGCCGATGCGGTACTGGCGATGTATCACGATCAAGGCTTACCGGTGCTAAAATATCAGGGCTTTGGTCGCGCGGTGAATATCACGCTCGGCCTGCCGTTTATCCGTACTTCCGTTGACCATGGCACCGCGCTGGAACTGGCAGGCCAGGGTACCGCCGATGCGGGCAGCTTTATCACGGCGCTTAACCTCGCCATTACCATGATTAAGAGCAGTAATGAATAA
- the surA gene encoding peptidylprolyl isomerase SurA: MKNWRMLILGVAIVANTAIAAPQVVDKVAAVVNNGVVLESDVDGMMQTVKSQAQQAGQQLPDDNTLRHQIIERQIMDNIILQMGKQMGVQITDQQLDQAIANIAAQNHMSLDEMRSRLAYDGMNYNTYREQIRKEMQIAEVRNNEVRRRVTILPQEVDTLAKQMAAQNTQGTELNLSHILLPLSENPTQQQVDDQEALAKQLVGEIKGGADFGKLAVTYSADPQALKGGNMGWGKIEELPTLFAQALSTAKKGDIVGPIRSGVGFHILKVNDLRGESQNISVTEVHARHILLKPSPVLTDDQARQKLLQIAADIKSGKTSFAAAAKQLSDDPGSANQGGDLGWTSPEVFDPAFRDALLRLNKGEMSQPIHSSFGWHLIQLLDTRQVDKTDAAQKERAYRLLFNRKFAEEAQTWMQEQRAAAYVKILDNNAQ, translated from the coding sequence ATGAAGAACTGGAGAATGCTGATACTGGGTGTGGCGATTGTCGCCAACACCGCGATCGCAGCCCCACAAGTCGTTGATAAAGTTGCCGCCGTAGTGAATAACGGTGTGGTTTTAGAAAGTGACGTTGATGGCATGATGCAAACCGTGAAGTCGCAGGCTCAACAAGCCGGGCAACAGTTGCCAGATGACAATACGCTGCGCCATCAAATTATTGAACGTCAGATTATGGACAACATTATTCTGCAAATGGGCAAGCAGATGGGGGTGCAAATCACCGACCAGCAACTTGACCAAGCCATCGCCAATATTGCGGCGCAGAATCATATGTCATTGGATGAAATGCGCAGCCGCCTGGCTTATGACGGCATGAACTACAACACCTACCGCGAGCAGATCCGCAAAGAGATGCAGATTGCCGAAGTGCGGAATAACGAAGTACGTCGCCGCGTGACTATCCTGCCGCAAGAGGTGGATACGCTCGCGAAGCAAATGGCCGCGCAAAATACCCAGGGTACAGAATTAAACTTGAGCCATATCCTGTTACCGCTGTCGGAAAACCCGACGCAGCAGCAGGTGGATGATCAGGAAGCGTTAGCAAAACAACTGGTTGGCGAAATTAAAGGCGGCGCAGATTTCGGTAAGCTGGCGGTAACCTATTCGGCCGACCCGCAGGCGCTGAAAGGCGGCAATATGGGCTGGGGTAAAATCGAAGAGTTGCCGACGCTGTTCGCTCAGGCGCTCAGCACGGCGAAAAAAGGCGATATTGTTGGCCCAATTCGTTCTGGCGTCGGTTTCCATATTTTGAAAGTGAATGATTTACGCGGCGAGAGCCAAAATATTTCGGTCACCGAAGTTCACGCCCGCCATATTTTGCTCAAACCTTCACCGGTATTGACTGACGATCAGGCACGCCAGAAACTGTTGCAGATCGCCGCCGATATTAAGAGCGGTAAAACCTCTTTCGCCGCGGCGGCAAAACAGCTTTCCGACGATCCGGGTTCAGCGAATCAGGGCGGTGACTTAGGCTGGACTTCGCCAGAAGTTTTCGATCCGGCATTCCGTGATGCATTGCTGCGTCTGAATAAAGGTGAAATGAGCCAACCGATTCACTCCTCTTTTGGCTGGCATTTGATTCAATTGCTGGATACACGTCAGGTTGATAAAACCGATGCGGCGCAAAAAGAGCGGGCTTATCGCCTGCTGTTCAACCGTAAATTCGCCGAGGAAGCGCAAACCTGGATGCAGGAACAACGCGCTGCCGCTTACGTGAAGATCCTTGATAATAATGCACAGTAA
- the lptD gene encoding LPS assembly protein LptD: protein MMPVITEFSIPRMKKRIPTLLATMIGAALYSQQSFADDLMSQCMLGVPNYNRPLVQGDSNQLPVTINADRVKGNYPNDAVFNGKVDVQQGNSRLQSDEVQLHQRQAAGQTTPTRTVDALGNVHYDDNQVILKGPKAWSNLNTKDTNVWNGDYQLVGRQGRGIADQMKLRGNNRYTILENGSFTSCLPGSNSWSVVGSEVIQDRQEEVAEIWNARFKIGSVPVFYSPYLQLPIGDRRRSGFLIPSAKYGNKDGFQFTLPYYWNIAPQFDATITPNYMSRRGLQWQNEFRYLTQAGAGLVEFDYLPSDQQFKRDAPDRGLDRDDDSNRWLFYWRHSGVYDQHWRFNANYTKVSDPYYFNDLDSKYYSSTDGYATQKFSAGYADTNWDATVSTKDFQVFNINQSKNVYRARPQFDFNYYQNDVGPFDTHLYAQAVQFSNVNHDLPDAVRLHLEPTINLPLANDWGSINTEAKLLATHYQQSDVDFFNSLSGNKDNQLKESVNRVMPQFKVDGKMVFERNMDWSEGYTQTVEPRVQYLYTPFRDQSHIQAYDSTLLQTDYTGLFRDRTYSGLDRIASANQVATGITSRIYDQDLVERFNVSIGQIYSFTPSRVGIESIDDQDDTGSLVWAGDTYWKISDRWGARGGLQYDTRLDDIAQGNAVLEYRRDADRMVQLNYRYSSPEYVARALDYTQSVQTQQSILNNPIFKDGISQVGVTASWPIADAWSVIGAYYYDTKANQPAEQLVGVQYNSCCYAIRVGYQRKLNGFENNGSEYDNQISFNIELRGLSPNYGLGTNEMLREGILPYQRAF from the coding sequence ATGATGCCAGTTATCACGGAATTCTCGATACCGCGTATGAAAAAACGTATACCTACTTTGCTGGCCACGATGATCGGCGCAGCCCTCTACAGTCAGCAATCCTTTGCCGACGACTTAATGTCGCAATGTATGCTAGGCGTACCTAATTACAATCGACCGCTGGTACAGGGGGATTCTAATCAACTGCCGGTTACCATCAATGCCGACCGCGTAAAAGGTAACTACCCGAATGACGCGGTGTTTAACGGGAAAGTTGACGTTCAGCAAGGTAATAGCCGGTTGCAGTCTGACGAGGTGCAACTTCACCAGCGTCAGGCGGCGGGGCAAACCACGCCAACGCGTACCGTGGATGCGTTAGGTAATGTGCACTATGACGATAATCAGGTCATCCTGAAAGGTCCGAAAGCGTGGTCTAACCTGAACACCAAAGATACCAACGTTTGGAATGGTGACTATCAATTGGTAGGGCGTCAGGGGCGCGGCATTGCCGACCAGATGAAATTACGCGGCAATAATCGGTATACCATTTTAGAAAACGGTTCGTTCACCTCCTGTTTACCCGGCTCCAATAGCTGGAGCGTGGTCGGTTCGGAAGTGATTCAGGATCGGCAAGAAGAAGTGGCCGAAATTTGGAACGCACGCTTTAAGATAGGTTCGGTGCCGGTCTTTTACAGCCCTTATCTGCAATTGCCGATTGGCGATCGCCGCCGTTCCGGTTTTCTGATCCCGAGTGCGAAATACGGTAATAAAGACGGTTTTCAATTCACGCTGCCCTATTACTGGAACATCGCGCCGCAGTTTGACGCCACCATCACACCCAACTATATGAGCCGCCGCGGCCTTCAGTGGCAAAACGAATTCCGTTACCTGACTCAGGCAGGCGCGGGCTTGGTTGAGTTTGATTATCTGCCGTCGGACCAACAATTTAAGCGTGATGCGCCTGACCGTGGGCTTGACCGCGATGATGACTCTAACCGTTGGTTATTCTACTGGCGTCACTCCGGCGTGTACGATCAGCACTGGCGTTTTAACGCTAACTATACCAAGGTCAGCGATCCTTATTACTTCAATGATTTGGATTCGAAATATTATTCATCGACCGATGGCTATGCCACACAAAAATTCAGCGCCGGTTATGCCGATACTAACTGGGACGCCACTGTTTCGACCAAGGACTTCCAGGTCTTTAATATCAATCAGTCGAAAAACGTTTATCGTGCGCGGCCACAGTTTGATTTTAACTACTATCAGAACGATGTCGGCCCGTTCGACACGCATCTGTACGCCCAGGCGGTTCAGTTTAGCAACGTAAACCATGATCTCCCGGACGCGGTGCGTTTACACCTTGAGCCAACCATTAATCTGCCGCTGGCTAATGACTGGGGCAGCATTAATACCGAAGCGAAACTGTTAGCGACCCACTATCAGCAGAGCGATGTTGATTTCTTTAACTCTCTCAGTGGAAATAAAGACAATCAGTTAAAAGAGTCAGTCAACCGCGTCATGCCGCAATTCAAAGTTGACGGTAAGATGGTGTTTGAGCGCAATATGGATTGGTCCGAAGGCTACACGCAAACCGTCGAACCGCGCGTGCAGTATCTGTATACGCCGTTCCGCGATCAGAGCCATATCCAAGCCTATGACTCCACGCTGCTGCAAACTGACTACACCGGTCTGTTCCGTGACCGCACCTACAGCGGCCTCGATCGCATCGCGTCAGCGAACCAAGTCGCGACCGGCATCACCTCACGTATTTATGATCAAGATTTAGTGGAACGTTTTAACGTGTCCATAGGTCAAATCTACTCGTTCACCCCTTCGCGTGTTGGGATTGAGAGTATCGACGATCAGGATGATACCGGTAGCCTGGTGTGGGCCGGCGATACCTACTGGAAGATAAGCGATCGTTGGGGCGCGCGCGGCGGCTTACAATACGATACCCGTTTGGATGATATCGCTCAGGGTAACGCGGTGCTGGAGTACCGCCGTGATGCAGACCGGATGGTGCAACTGAATTATCGTTATAGCAGCCCGGAATATGTCGCAAGGGCGCTGGACTACACGCAAAGCGTGCAGACGCAACAAAGTATTTTGAATAACCCGATTTTTAAAGACGGTATTTCACAAGTGGGTGTAACCGCAAGCTGGCCAATTGCCGATGCCTGGTCCGTGATAGGCGCGTACTACTACGACACCAAGGCCAACCAGCCTGCTGAGCAGTTAGTGGGTGTGCAATACAACTCCTGTTGTTACGCCATTCGCGTCGGCTACCAGCGTAAGCTTAACGGCTTTGAAAATAACGGCAGTGAATATGACAACCAAATCTCGTTCAACATTGAGTTACGTGGCCTGAGTCCGAACTACGGTCTTGGTACTAACGAAATGCTGCGTGAAGGCATTCTGCCTTACCAGCGCGCTTTCTGA